One genomic segment of Brevibacillus laterosporus LMG 15441 includes these proteins:
- a CDS encoding DUF4311 domain-containing protein — MGITLVIIVKSIIIGALVGFGVGAGAARMFHAPNVQGMGAFRTFGELNACEGDPISHFSFGLGFLFNAWASVVGAGALTQDVDHRIIPNWAAAGLLWKNRNVSETLHNPKKMAFVGAFVGVVVVTLLNSTASSIPSSMQLVATKVLVPAANWLINPIMPIVFWMAAMDAGKRTGLWGTVLGGLAHLIMGNAVPGIVLGILIGKGVDDSGWNRITKTLVLAVVLLYTLSGFFRGFDVAFLHSIQVDIPQWLIDVHKLFGSEVK; from the coding sequence ATGGGTATCACCTTGGTCATTATTGTGAAATCAATCATTATTGGTGCACTCGTTGGGTTTGGAGTTGGAGCAGGTGCGGCTCGTATGTTTCACGCTCCCAATGTGCAAGGGATGGGTGCTTTTCGTACCTTTGGTGAATTAAATGCATGTGAAGGAGATCCAATATCTCACTTTTCATTCGGTTTGGGATTTTTATTTAATGCATGGGCGTCTGTTGTAGGTGCAGGTGCGTTGACTCAGGACGTTGATCATCGCATTATCCCAAACTGGGCAGCGGCTGGTCTGTTATGGAAAAATCGGAATGTTTCTGAAACGTTACATAATCCGAAAAAAATGGCATTTGTAGGAGCGTTTGTAGGGGTTGTCGTGGTGACTTTATTAAATTCTACCGCCTCGTCCATACCATCTTCCATGCAGTTAGTAGCAACTAAGGTATTGGTCCCGGCTGCAAACTGGCTGATTAACCCAATCATGCCAATCGTTTTCTGGATGGCTGCGATGGATGCTGGTAAGCGTACTGGTTTATGGGGGACGGTACTAGGTGGATTGGCTCATTTAATCATGGGGAATGCTGTCCCTGGTATTGTTCTTGGTATTCTCATCGGTAAAGGTGTGGACGACAGCGGCTGGAACCGTATTACGAAAACCTTGGTGCTTGCGGTAGTGCTTTTATACACATTAAGTGGTTTCTTCCGTGGTTTCGATGTAGCGTTTCTGCATAGTATTCAGGTGGATATTCCCCAATGGCTTATTGATGTACACAAATTATTTGGATCAGAGGTGAAATGA
- a CDS encoding BglG family transcription antiterminator yields the protein MLSSRSREIIKTLVLAPEPLRIKEVAQVFQVSERTVKYDLEHIRAWLKERNIPLLSQPNKGIWLECEGQIKNQIINWLQNHRANEIFLHQNERARYIALELLCEVRYLRIKDFTESLLVSRNTIISDLEKVERFCSYWQLHLERKLRVGLRMVGTELQRRLALEQLMLDLLDGAQMFQLVQSISQEQDSMTLIMPIFQRLKIREEEAYRLKEALNRVVLRIGKELRIHLSDRVLISLLIRMGIVVQRLRSGYSNQLDTLEISAIHQFSIFAYFKNELQVLSEQLSLPITEKEIAFICMPTIGMIVDPHAYEDTVDSSEQAEIYALTEELIQAVTNKCEIRFREDPGLMEHLFAHLSDRIVKYRNGVLDPNPLTDDIIRTYPSLFTVLKQICLEKFAKYQILLSNSDIAYIVLHFQAAQERLAGHRQVRTLLVCGTGRGVARFLQTHLEKEIKTLQVVGLCSSLEVDSFLQRRSVDLIVSVIPLQAKVPVVQINALPTKQDREKLQSVLNVVKAKQLEEASQAGEWKAIKVKSHTAKRLSSAVDSSTDPFSSRERTNSSLLVKNTSSAMAQEMEHMTQDIILQGFEIGMKVTSRFAHLLPEKRQQGLLLHVLLMVNRLSHGSSYLNYETSGLQESRHMKAYRQELIQFFEQEHLSVPTSELTAIMRYFTEERG from the coding sequence ATGCTGTCTTCGCGATCGCGTGAAATTATTAAAACGTTGGTGCTAGCACCAGAACCACTCCGAATAAAAGAAGTAGCACAGGTCTTTCAAGTTAGTGAACGAACCGTCAAATATGATTTGGAGCATATCCGTGCTTGGCTGAAAGAACGAAATATTCCTTTGCTTTCTCAACCCAATAAGGGAATCTGGCTGGAATGTGAAGGACAGATCAAAAATCAAATAATCAACTGGTTACAAAATCACCGGGCAAATGAAATTTTTTTACATCAAAACGAAAGAGCCCGCTATATCGCCCTGGAGCTATTATGTGAAGTCCGATATTTGCGGATCAAGGATTTTACGGAGAGCTTATTGGTAAGTCGCAATACGATCATTTCAGACCTTGAAAAGGTAGAGCGCTTCTGTAGCTATTGGCAATTACATCTTGAGCGAAAGCTACGTGTTGGCTTACGAATGGTTGGTACTGAACTTCAGCGGAGGCTAGCACTAGAGCAATTAATGCTGGATTTACTAGACGGTGCTCAAATGTTTCAGCTAGTACAGAGCATTTCACAAGAACAGGATAGCATGACTCTCATCATGCCAATTTTTCAGAGATTGAAAATAAGAGAAGAGGAAGCATACCGATTAAAAGAAGCATTAAACCGTGTCGTTCTTCGTATAGGGAAAGAACTACGGATTCATCTGTCAGACCGAGTTCTAATAAGCCTATTGATACGGATGGGGATCGTCGTGCAACGCTTGCGTAGCGGATACAGCAACCAGCTAGATACGCTAGAGATTTCAGCTATTCATCAGTTTTCTATTTTTGCCTATTTCAAAAATGAACTGCAAGTCTTGTCTGAACAACTGTCGCTTCCGATCACTGAGAAGGAAATAGCCTTTATTTGTATGCCGACCATCGGGATGATCGTGGACCCACATGCCTATGAGGATACGGTTGATTCCTCCGAGCAAGCAGAGATTTATGCACTGACTGAGGAACTTATTCAAGCGGTAACGAACAAATGCGAGATTCGATTTCGAGAAGATCCAGGCCTAATGGAGCATTTATTTGCGCATCTGTCAGATCGAATTGTGAAATACAGAAATGGCGTTTTGGACCCGAATCCACTGACTGATGATATCATTCGGACATATCCTTCCTTGTTTACAGTATTGAAGCAAATTTGCTTAGAAAAGTTTGCAAAGTATCAAATTCTACTTTCTAATTCTGATATCGCCTACATTGTCCTTCATTTTCAAGCTGCTCAAGAAAGATTGGCAGGTCATAGGCAAGTGCGGACCTTACTTGTTTGTGGAACGGGAAGAGGAGTAGCAAGATTTCTCCAGACCCATTTAGAAAAAGAAATCAAAACATTACAAGTGGTAGGCCTTTGCTCTAGCTTGGAGGTTGATAGCTTCCTACAAAGGCGCTCTGTTGACCTTATCGTTAGTGTAATCCCCCTACAGGCGAAAGTACCTGTTGTGCAAATAAATGCCCTGCCCACGAAACAGGATCGAGAAAAGCTACAATCTGTTTTAAACGTGGTAAAGGCAAAGCAACTGGAGGAAGCCTCCCAAGCAGGAGAATGGAAGGCAATAAAAGTGAAGTCACATACAGCTAAGCGGCTCTCAAGTGCAGTAGATTCCAGTACTGATCCGTTCTCAAGCAGAGAGCGAACAAATTCTAGTCTACTTGTGAAAAATACTTCATCTGCCATGGCTCAGGAAATGGAACATATGACACAGGACATTATCCTGCAAGGTTTTGAGATTGGAATGAAAGTAACGAGTCGATTTGCTCATCTGTTACCTGAAAAGAGGCAGCAAGGCTTGCTTCTACACGTTCTACTAATGGTGAATCGCCTGTCGCATGGCAGCTCTTATCTAAACTATGAGACAAGCGGATTACAAGAATCTCGTCACATGAAGGCCTATCGGCAGGAGCTAATCCAATTTTTTGAGCAGGAGCATCTTTCAGTGCCAACCAGCGAGCTTACTGCCATCATGCGATATTTCACAGAAGAGAGGGGCTAA
- a CDS encoding SFCGS family glycine-rich protein, protein MGEIKVVIGDRLGKGQNIAKGIKAAGGLPILIPGVGADMKVGDYMHKEHADFGLSFCGSGGAGAVTAKTKYGYEIEFGLRSIDAGITALREGKKVIGFGFMDTEELGRRMTEEFKKMKG, encoded by the coding sequence ATGGGTGAAATTAAGGTGGTTATTGGAGATCGTCTAGGAAAAGGACAGAATATTGCGAAAGGGATTAAAGCGGCTGGAGGTCTACCTATCCTTATTCCGGGAGTCGGAGCAGATATGAAGGTCGGAGATTACATGCATAAGGAGCATGCCGATTTTGGACTATCTTTTTGTGGAAGCGGTGGAGCTGGCGCTGTTACAGCTAAAACGAAATATGGCTATGAGATTGAATTTGGCTTACGCTCCATAGATGCGGGCATTACGGCCTTGCGTGAAGGGAAAAAAGTAATTGGCTTTGGGTTTATGGATACGGAGGAATTGGGGAGACGGATGACAGAAGAGTTTAAAAAAATGAAAGGATAG
- a CDS encoding KDGP aldolase, with amino-acid sequence MSSHVKVRVNLLARDPENAKDIMEILNGQVLIGLMVKSFSSVELAVEKVREYQKAGIPVSVGLGAADPTQWKKVAEVAKQTIPPHVNQVFPAAGYTIGLLEAEGGANTIVNAVITPSGTVGKVYVTTGPVSQRYEEAISCEAAAALIADMGIPSVKFYPLNNRLDELIAMVKAAVEAGITIFEPTGGITIENMAETVRICIENGAREVIPHIYTSIVDKATGLTRIEDVQAVKATLAEWL; translated from the coding sequence ATGAGTAGCCATGTAAAAGTACGCGTCAATTTATTAGCCAGAGACCCTGAGAATGCAAAGGATATCATGGAAATATTGAATGGGCAGGTATTAATTGGTCTTATGGTCAAGTCATTTTCAAGTGTGGAATTGGCAGTTGAAAAGGTAAGGGAGTATCAAAAAGCAGGGATTCCAGTGTCAGTAGGCTTAGGAGCGGCTGACCCCACTCAGTGGAAAAAAGTAGCTGAGGTAGCCAAGCAAACGATCCCACCGCATGTGAATCAAGTATTTCCAGCAGCTGGCTACACGATTGGACTATTGGAGGCTGAAGGTGGGGCAAATACCATTGTCAATGCGGTGATTACCCCAAGTGGAACCGTAGGAAAGGTGTATGTAACCACAGGGCCTGTGAGTCAGAGGTATGAGGAAGCCATCTCATGTGAAGCGGCGGCGGCATTAATCGCGGACATGGGTATCCCTTCTGTCAAATTTTATCCATTGAATAACCGATTAGATGAGTTAATTGCCATGGTAAAGGCTGCTGTGGAAGCAGGTATTACCATTTTTGAGCCTACAGGAGGAATTACGATTGAAAATATGGCAGAAACGGTGCGCATTTGTATCGAAAATGGTGCTAGAGAAGTGATTCCTCATATCTATACGTCTATCGTGGATAAAGCGACTGGTTTGACAAGAATAGAAGATGTGCAAGCTGTAAAAGCTACATTAGCTGAGTGGTTATAG
- a CDS encoding glycosyl hydrolase family 18 protein: MKRFFSWLSTLLVLVAMLVPNTSFAENRSNSSPSDSKTAASPYNKRIVAYYPEWGIYAGHNNYTPAKIPWSKITHLNYAFADINMTTGTIDYFDKYAATEALMDGATWGSPDAGTLGSIRKHKKQYPHVKTMISIGGWSRSAGFHDVAKTPEARAKFSKSVIDFIRQWQFDGVDIDWEYPGFKRDPDKVDNPNDLGTPKADDTEKETFTLLLKDLREALTKAGQEDGKYYELTAAVGCGLDKIAKTEPDKYAQYLDFINVMTYDIHGAWENKTGHHSPLFPNPKEPYEEFVKVNYNTAQAMKNFEKFGISKDKLIVGSPFYSRGWGQVKNDGPIPELPGLFASTVPESVKGIWDGGRNAGNNPYYHIKEVLEKDPAFKKYYDPVAKAPYLYSESKQQMYTYEDPTSLQEKVNFVNQNGYGGIIVWEVTGDPKEELIHVIANGFKSGTTPTEYGAVSLEVTKQSYSFTPEITFNGATYNVAFGQKKLVEQVPTGTYAITAKPFEDTTYKYSPIVKPATVHVAKGQTHPVTIEYKQEPKGPTDPDPSKVQAKVDFQITSQWDNGYNFNLVITNTGNTPITNWTLQFDYTGQLTSVWDATLTPGQNNYTVKPPSWATEIAPGKSYTIGGAGSGKASVPTNYKINGSPITGTS; encoded by the coding sequence ATGAAAAGATTTTTCTCATGGCTATCTACGCTTCTCGTTTTGGTAGCAATGCTTGTACCAAACACATCCTTTGCCGAGAACAGGAGCAACTCCTCGCCCTCAGATTCAAAAACGGCTGCTTCACCGTATAACAAACGGATTGTAGCGTATTATCCAGAGTGGGGGATTTATGCAGGACACAACAATTATACGCCTGCCAAAATTCCTTGGAGTAAAATTACCCATCTCAACTATGCCTTCGCAGACATTAACATGACAACAGGAACCATCGATTATTTTGACAAATATGCAGCGACAGAGGCCTTAATGGATGGAGCAACATGGGGTTCTCCTGATGCAGGTACGCTAGGTTCTATTCGCAAGCATAAGAAGCAATATCCACATGTTAAAACGATGATTTCCATCGGTGGCTGGTCTAGGTCTGCCGGATTCCATGACGTTGCCAAAACGCCAGAGGCAAGAGCCAAATTTTCCAAAAGTGTGATCGATTTTATTCGTCAATGGCAATTCGATGGGGTAGATATCGACTGGGAATACCCCGGCTTTAAACGCGACCCTGATAAAGTAGACAATCCTAATGATCTTGGTACACCAAAAGCAGATGATACCGAAAAAGAAACCTTCACTCTTCTTTTAAAGGATCTTAGGGAAGCGCTTACAAAAGCTGGACAAGAAGATGGAAAATACTACGAGCTGACAGCAGCAGTAGGTTGCGGTTTAGACAAAATCGCCAAGACCGAGCCTGATAAATATGCCCAATACCTCGATTTCATCAATGTCATGACCTACGACATCCACGGCGCGTGGGAAAATAAAACTGGCCATCACTCCCCTCTTTTCCCAAACCCGAAAGAACCCTATGAAGAATTCGTCAAAGTGAATTACAATACGGCTCAGGCAATGAAAAACTTTGAAAAATTTGGTATCTCAAAGGACAAGCTAATTGTCGGCTCTCCTTTCTACTCGCGTGGATGGGGACAAGTGAAAAATGATGGTCCGATTCCTGAACTGCCTGGTCTGTTTGCTTCCACTGTTCCTGAAAGTGTAAAGGGAATTTGGGATGGTGGTCGAAACGCAGGCAACAATCCTTACTACCATATCAAAGAGGTGCTCGAAAAAGATCCTGCCTTTAAAAAGTATTACGACCCTGTTGCCAAAGCTCCTTATCTTTACAGCGAAAGTAAACAACAAATGTATACTTATGAGGATCCAACTTCCCTACAAGAAAAAGTAAATTTTGTTAACCAAAATGGATATGGCGGCATCATTGTCTGGGAAGTGACAGGAGATCCAAAAGAAGAATTAATTCATGTAATCGCAAATGGCTTCAAATCTGGCACCACCCCTACAGAATATGGAGCTGTTTCCTTAGAGGTTACCAAGCAGTCCTACTCCTTCACACCTGAAATTACCTTTAATGGCGCTACCTATAATGTTGCTTTTGGGCAGAAAAAGCTAGTGGAGCAAGTGCCAACAGGTACTTACGCGATCACGGCAAAACCATTTGAGGATACCACCTACAAATACTCTCCAATCGTTAAACCAGCTACCGTTCATGTTGCCAAAGGGCAAACACATCCCGTCACAATCGAATACAAACAGGAGCCTAAAGGCCCTACCGATCCTGATCCAAGCAAAGTTCAAGCTAAGGTGGATTTTCAGATAACCTCACAGTGGGATAATGGGTACAATTTTAACCTAGTTATAACCAACACAGGGAACACACCTATTACAAATTGGACCCTACAATTTGACTATACAGGTCAACTCACTTCTGTTTGGGATGCCACTCTCACACCAGGTCAAAACAACTACACAGTTAAGCCTCCAAGCTGGGCAACGGAAATTGCACCCGGGAAATCCTATACAATCGGCGGTGCTGGTTCTGGGAAAGCCTCCGTTCCTACCAACTACAAAATAAATGGTTCACCCATTACAGGAACCTCATAG
- a CDS encoding DUF4310 family protein encodes MDQSLEKQGFWMSEWAFPIFVACLCSGIFAGTHMYYVHHVGAFNDIAIVAMLEAGIKGGSYGAAAAFGASFLFARVLEGPLVGILDIGGALQTGIGIGVPALLLGAGIVAPIESFPLALLVGAGLGFLIGIIIIFIRRYTVAGSTSTFGADVMMGAGNAAGRYLGPLIVITAIMASIPVGIGATIGAALFYAFKKPIAGGAIIGAMIMGGIFPIPA; translated from the coding sequence ATGGACCAATCGTTAGAAAAACAAGGCTTTTGGATGTCTGAATGGGCTTTTCCTATCTTTGTTGCCTGCTTATGCTCGGGGATTTTTGCTGGTACACATATGTATTATGTGCATCATGTAGGAGCATTTAATGATATTGCTATTGTAGCGATGTTAGAGGCAGGGATCAAAGGCGGAAGCTATGGTGCTGCAGCGGCATTTGGCGCTAGCTTCTTGTTTGCCCGTGTCTTAGAAGGCCCCCTAGTAGGGATTTTGGATATCGGCGGTGCTCTACAAACGGGCATCGGAATTGGAGTACCTGCCCTGTTGCTAGGAGCCGGAATCGTGGCTCCCATAGAATCGTTTCCGCTCGCGTTGCTAGTAGGTGCTGGTCTAGGTTTCTTGATTGGGATCATTATTATTTTCATTCGGCGCTATACTGTAGCTGGTTCTACCTCAACCTTTGGGGCAGATGTCATGATGGGGGCGGGAAATGCTGCTGGTCGGTATTTGGGACCGTTAATTGTTATCACAGCGATTATGGCCTCAATACCAGTGGGCATTGGCGCGACAATTGGTGCGGCCCTGTTCTATGCGTTTAAAAAGCCCATTGCAGGTGGGGCAATCATTGGGGCAATGATTATGGGTGGAATTTTTCCGATTCCAGCATAA
- a CDS encoding amidohydrolase/deacetylase family metallohydrolase, translating to MDYDVLLCNGLVIDPANSRNGRFHIGIRGDNIQRVWEADDHMPLPASKMVIDAKELIVTPGLIDLHVHIFTDYTPLGIQTDRIGVQQGVTTVVDAGSAGVETYPIFLEKAVTSSETEVLAWINISRLGLCGGLSELADLSQLAPVETAHLMKNDSRICGIKARMSASVVQENGSKPLYIAKQVARELEVPVMVHIGNAPPALHDVLELLEAGDVVTHAFHGKKGGIFTEEGSLLPEAERALKRGVIFDVGHGTSSFSFATMRRALEFGIKPYTISTDIYRQNIDGPVHSLAMTMNKLLALGVSLDEVVEMSTCNPARILRKEHEIGTLTEGTRADISLLRMKKGPLELTDSEQATLTTSSYLQPELTIKSGKVLKCV from the coding sequence ATGGACTACGATGTACTTCTTTGTAATGGTCTTGTGATAGATCCAGCTAACAGCCGAAACGGTCGTTTTCATATTGGGATTCGAGGGGACAACATTCAAAGGGTTTGGGAAGCAGATGATCATATGCCTCTTCCAGCCTCTAAAATGGTGATTGATGCGAAGGAATTGATTGTGACGCCTGGATTAATAGACTTGCATGTGCATATATTCACAGATTACACACCGCTGGGCATTCAAACGGATCGGATTGGTGTACAGCAGGGTGTGACAACAGTGGTGGATGCTGGGAGTGCCGGCGTGGAAACCTATCCTATTTTTCTGGAAAAAGCCGTTACGAGCAGTGAGACGGAAGTGCTTGCTTGGATCAATATTTCACGATTAGGGCTCTGTGGAGGACTTTCAGAGTTAGCTGATTTATCTCAATTGGCACCAGTAGAAACAGCTCATTTGATGAAAAATGATTCGCGTATCTGTGGTATTAAAGCAAGAATGAGCGCTTCTGTGGTACAAGAAAACGGAAGTAAGCCCCTATATATAGCTAAACAGGTGGCAAGAGAACTAGAGGTACCAGTGATGGTTCACATAGGAAATGCACCTCCAGCGCTACATGACGTATTGGAATTATTAGAAGCTGGGGATGTTGTTACACATGCGTTTCATGGGAAAAAAGGCGGTATTTTTACAGAGGAGGGTAGCTTGCTTCCAGAAGCAGAACGGGCATTGAAGCGTGGTGTAATCTTTGATGTCGGTCATGGTACCTCTAGCTTTAGCTTTGCCACGATGAGACGTGCGCTGGAATTTGGGATTAAGCCATACACCATTAGTACAGACATTTATCGGCAGAACATAGATGGTCCTGTACACAGCTTAGCAATGACAATGAACAAATTACTAGCGTTAGGTGTTTCTCTCGATGAAGTGGTAGAGATGAGCACATGTAATCCAGCTAGGATTTTACGAAAAGAGCATGAAATCGGCACCTTAACAGAAGGGACACGAGCTGACATTAGTCTGTTGAGAATGAAAAAAGGGCCCTTGGAACTAACTGATTCTGAGCAAGCTACCCTTACCACATCAAGTTATTTGCAGCCAGAGCTCACTATTAAATCAGGAAAGGTATTGAAATGCGTATGA
- a CDS encoding DgaE family pyridoxal phosphate-dependent ammonia lyase has product MSIYQQLGLQAVINASGKMTALGASAVHTEVARAISEASMDYVNMQELLTWVGKRIAKATGAEGGCPTLGASAGIAIATAAIVAGSNLSKLEKIPFLQGVPNEVIIQKGHSVHFGGAVPQMMALGGAHVIEVGHANFVEAEHIEGAISEKTAALFYIKSHHAVQKGMQSLQTMLEIGHRHQLPVVVDAAAEEDLRKYVQMGVDLVIYSGGKAIEGPTSGFICGKQHFIDACHAQYKGIGRAMKVGKEALIGLTVALERYANKRDTGEEQKGRMQSFLEQIKDVPGITGRIVQDEAGREIYRAQLTIDPAIAGMTALELAQKLKEGNPSIYTRDHYANVGIIYIDPRPLLPQQENLIAQRLREILASIEGGK; this is encoded by the coding sequence ATGTCAATCTATCAACAGCTAGGTCTTCAAGCCGTCATTAATGCGAGTGGAAAGATGACGGCGCTAGGTGCAAGTGCTGTTCATACCGAAGTGGCTCGAGCTATTTCAGAAGCTTCGATGGATTATGTGAATATGCAGGAGCTGTTAACTTGGGTTGGGAAACGTATCGCAAAAGCAACCGGAGCAGAAGGAGGCTGTCCAACACTCGGAGCCTCGGCAGGAATAGCAATTGCTACTGCGGCCATTGTTGCAGGAAGCAATCTTTCGAAACTAGAGAAAATTCCATTTTTACAAGGTGTTCCGAATGAAGTGATTATACAGAAGGGGCATTCTGTACATTTTGGTGGAGCTGTCCCACAGATGATGGCTTTAGGAGGAGCCCACGTAATTGAGGTAGGTCATGCCAATTTTGTGGAGGCCGAGCATATAGAGGGGGCGATTAGTGAGAAAACGGCTGCGCTCTTTTATATCAAGTCCCACCATGCCGTACAGAAGGGGATGCAATCTCTTCAGACCATGCTAGAGATCGGACATCGTCATCAGCTCCCTGTGGTTGTGGATGCAGCGGCTGAAGAAGATTTGCGCAAGTATGTTCAGATGGGCGTGGACTTGGTCATTTATAGTGGTGGTAAAGCCATCGAAGGACCAACCTCGGGTTTTATTTGCGGCAAACAGCACTTCATTGACGCGTGCCATGCTCAATATAAAGGAATAGGTCGTGCAATGAAGGTCGGGAAGGAAGCGTTGATTGGTTTAACAGTGGCACTGGAGCGCTACGCCAATAAGCGTGATACGGGCGAGGAGCAAAAGGGGCGCATGCAATCATTTTTGGAGCAGATAAAGGATGTGCCAGGAATCACAGGACGCATTGTTCAGGATGAGGCTGGCCGCGAAATTTACCGGGCACAACTAACGATCGATCCAGCCATAGCTGGGATGACGGCTTTAGAGCTAGCGCAAAAATTGAAAGAAGGAAATCCCTCTATTTATACAAGGGATCATTATGCCAATGTAGGAATCATCTATATTGACCCAAGACCCTTGCTTCCCCAACAAGAAAATCTGATTGCTCAGCGTTTACGTGAGATATTAGCAAGCATAGAAGGAGGAAAATGA
- a CDS encoding PRD domain-containing protein, producing MRMMISIVEEVAKLSPIQDTEVSELTKLLEDIQQLTSQIPLTINEERWIAMGVHLLAFMRRVQHKERLAAMDLSLMEEGDVRLQQISQKVLDAYGEQYGFLIEPIEIFLLQVHLETAKALLEETK from the coding sequence ATGCGTATGATGATAAGCATCGTGGAGGAAGTAGCTAAATTATCTCCCATACAAGATACAGAGGTGTCCGAGTTAACCAAGCTGTTAGAGGACATACAGCAGTTGACGAGCCAGATTCCGCTGACGATTAACGAGGAACGCTGGATTGCGATGGGAGTTCATCTGCTGGCCTTTATGAGACGCGTGCAACATAAGGAGAGACTAGCTGCAATGGATTTATCTTTGATGGAAGAAGGAGATGTAAGGTTACAGCAAATCTCGCAAAAGGTTTTGGATGCTTATGGGGAGCAATATGGTTTTTTGATCGAACCAATTGAAATCTTTCTTCTGCAAGTTCATTTAGAAACAGCAAAGGCTTTATTAGAAGAGACGAAATAG
- a CDS encoding DUF4312 family protein — MYKELDYTLTLSGSGDSKEAAFQFVFSQIKSKMAREIPDLILRIEPMDVEVLKATQFSYKERFLGILFPRTRTKYTIEVRILVRLRVIELSKITFTEEIQSTSSRQIKLAKNPNT, encoded by the coding sequence ATGTATAAAGAGCTTGATTACACGTTGACGCTAAGCGGGAGCGGTGATTCTAAAGAAGCTGCCTTTCAATTTGTGTTTAGTCAAATTAAAAGCAAGATGGCTCGCGAAATTCCTGATCTCATTTTACGAATTGAACCGATGGATGTTGAGGTTTTGAAGGCAACGCAATTTTCCTATAAAGAGCGCTTTCTAGGGATTTTGTTTCCGCGTACTAGAACGAAATACACGATTGAAGTGCGTATTTTGGTCCGTTTACGTGTAATTGAGCTGTCCAAAATAACGTTTACGGAAGAAATTCAATCAACTTCTAGCAGGCAGATCAAACTAGCGAAGAATCCTAACACGTAA